GCTGCGCTGCACTGCGGCATTGGCCGCCTTGCAACTGGGGGTCAGCGAAGAGCAGATCCGCCGCACCGTGGCCTACGTCAGCGAGCGCCGGCAGTTCGAACGCAGCATCGGCAGCTTCCAGGCGGTGCAGATGAGCATGGCCGACAACCACATCGCCGTCGAAGCGTTGCGCACCGCGCTGTGGCAACTGGCTTACCGCATCGATGCCGGGTTGCCGGCGCCTTCCGAAGCGTTGGCCACTGCCTGGCTGGCCTGCGAAGCGGGGCACCGCATTGGCCATGCCGCACAGCACGTGCATGGCGGCATCGGCGTCGACCTGACGTACCCGATCCACCGTTTTCTCTACTGGAGCCGCGGCCTGTGCCTTGCCCTGGGTGGTTCGGCGGCAAGCCTGGAACGCCTCGGCGACTGGCTCAACGATAACGACAAGCTGGGATGGAAATATGACCTCGAAGAACACCAAGCGCTTTGAAGACGTGCGCCCCGGCGAAGCACTGCCGGAGCTTGCCGTACCGATCACGGTGACCCTGATCAACGGCGGCGCGATTGCCACCCGTGACTACTTCCCCGGTCACCACGACGCGGAAGCGGCCCGTGCGCTGGGTTCGCCCCATGTGTTCATGAACATCCTCACCACCAATGGGTTGGTGCAGCGGTTCGTCGAGCAATGGGCCGGGCCGCTGGCGCAATTCACCGCGCTGAAAATCAAGCTCGGCGCGCCGAACTATCCCGGTGACTGCATGACCTTCAATGGCAGCGTCACCGGCGTAGATGCGGACACCCGTTCGGTGGAAATCACCTTGAGCGGCAAAAATTCCATGGGCAACCACGTGACCGGGACGGTCGCGCTGGTCCTGCCCTGACAGCCGGAGAGACACAGATGACTGATTCATCGATTTCCGGGCGCGCTGCGATCGTTGGTCTGGGCGCTACCGAATTTTCCAAGAACTCCGGACGCACTGAATTGCGCCTGGCCCTGGAGGCCACCTTAAGTGCGCTCAAGGACGCCGGCATCGATCCGTCCGAGGTCGAGGGCTTCAGCTCCTACTCGGTGGACAAGGTCCCGGAGTACGAAATAGCCCGTTTGCTCGGTTGCAAAGATGTGAAGTTTTTCTCGCAAGTGCCCCACGGCGGCGGCGCGGCCTGCGGGCCGGTGATGCACGCGGCCATGGCTGTTGCCACCGGGATGGCGAAAGTGGTGGTGGTCTATCGCGCCATGAACGAGCGTTCCTGGTATCGCTTCGGGACGGGCGCCTACGGCTTCGCTTCGACGCCGACCTTCGACAACGTCAACTACGGCTGGTACATGCCCCACGGCTTTCATACACCGGCGGCCTGGGTCGGGATGTTCGCCCAGCGCTACATGCACACCTATGGCGCCACCAGTGAAGACTTCGGCCGGGTGGCGGTGGCGGCGCGGGATTTTGCCGCGACCAACCCCCAGGCATTTTTCCACGGCAAGCCGATCACCCTGGAAGAACACCAGGCCTCGCGCTGGATCTGCGAACCGCTGCACTTGCTCGACTGCTGTCAGGAATCCGATGG
The Pseudomonas sp. MYb327 DNA segment above includes these coding regions:
- a CDS encoding MaoC family dehydratase, with the protein product MTSKNTKRFEDVRPGEALPELAVPITVTLINGGAIATRDYFPGHHDAEAARALGSPHVFMNILTTNGLVQRFVEQWAGPLAQFTALKIKLGAPNYPGDCMTFNGSVTGVDADTRSVEITLSGKNSMGNHVTGTVALVLP
- a CDS encoding lipid-transfer protein encodes the protein MTDSSISGRAAIVGLGATEFSKNSGRTELRLALEATLSALKDAGIDPSEVEGFSSYSVDKVPEYEIARLLGCKDVKFFSQVPHGGGAACGPVMHAAMAVATGMAKVVVVYRAMNERSWYRFGTGAYGFASTPTFDNVNYGWYMPHGFHTPAAWVGMFAQRYMHTYGATSEDFGRVAVAARDFAATNPQAFFHGKPITLEEHQASRWICEPLHLLDCCQESDGAVAMVITSAERARDLRQKPVTIKAGSQGISHGQQSMTSFYREDITGLPEMGVVARELYRQSGLGPESFQTAVIYDHFTPFVLPQLEEFGFAKRGEAKEFIRAGHHARGGKLPINTHGGQLGEAYIHGMNGIAEAVRQVRGTAVNQVADVQNVLVTAGTGVPTSGLILGAA